From the Gemmatimonadota bacterium genome, the window CAACACCCCCATCACGGCTCGTCGCACGGCGGGGGTCACGCAAACGGGTGGTTGTTTCGTACATTCTCCAGAGCAGACCACCAATACTACCCCGTGTTCCCTGAAATTTGACGGAGTCCACTGTGCGCATTACCCGTCGCCTCGCTCTTGCCTGCTCGCTCCTCCCCGCCCTGCTCGGCGCCCAAGGCGCTGCCGACCCGCGTCTCGCTCGGCTCAAAGCCGAGATTCCTAAGGCCATCGACGCCAAGGCCAAGATGATCCAGCAGATGGTGGATCAGGTCTTTTCGTTTGGCGAATTGGGGATGCAGGAGTTCGAATCCTCAAAGTATTTGAGCGGCATCCTCGAGCAGAATGGCTTTACCGTAGAGCACGGCGTCGCCGGCATGCCCACGGCGTGGGTGGCCAAGTGGGGCTCGGGCAAACCCGTGATTTCGCTTGGTTCAGATATTGACGGCATTCCGCAGTCCACGCAAAAACCCGGCGAGGCGTTTCGCGATGGGATTGTCCCCGGCGCACCCGGGCACGGCGAAGGACACAACAGCGGCGTGCCGCTCAACATCGCCGCCGCGCTCGTGGTGAAGGACATCATGACGCGCGAAAAGCTGCAGGGCACCATCGTGTTGTGGCCTGGTGTCGCCGAGGAACAGCTGGCGAGCAAGGCGTATTTGGTGCGCGCTGGCGTGTTCAAGGATGTGGACGCCACGCTCTTTGCCCATGTGAGCAGTGAGTTCGGTATTTCGTACGGCGACGAACCAGCGCTCACGCTCATCAGTGCGCTGTTCAAGTTCAAGGGCGCGAGCGCGCACGCGGCCGCCGCACCGTGGCGCGGCAAGAGTGCGCTCGATGCCGTGATGCTGATGGGGCAGAGTTGGGAGTACAAGCGCGAGCATATGGAAACGGCGCAGCGCTCGCACTACATCATCTCCGACGGCGGCGATCAACCAAACGTGGTGCCGAGCACCGCGAGCATCTGGTTCTTTTTCCGCGAGCGCGATTTTGACCGCGTGACCGCGATGTACGACGACGCCAAGAAGATGGCGCAGGCCGCCGCGACCATGACCGGCACGCAGGTGGACACCATTCAGGTGATCGGCTCGGCGTGGCGTCCGCACTTCAACAAGTCGCTCGCCGAGGCGATGCACGCCAACGCCGCCACCGTGGGGATGCCGGCGTGGGACGCGAAGGATCAGGCGATGGCCCGTGGCGTGCAACGTCTGCTCGGCGTCGCGGCCGAAGGGCTCAGCACCACAGTGCCGCCGCTCCGGAGTCCGCAGGCCGCGGCGGCCGCGAGCACCGGTACCGGCAGCGACGACATTGGCGACATCAGTTGGACGGTGCCGACGATCACGCTGTACTATCCCGCGAACATCCCCGGCACGCCTGGCCACAACTGGAGCGACGGCATCGCGATGGCCACGCCGATTGCCCATAAGGGCGTGGTGGCCGGCGCCAAGGTGCAGGCGATGACATTGTTGGATTTGATGATGCAGCCGAAGGTCGTGGCCGACGCGTGGGACTATTTCACCAACGTCCAGACCAAGACCGTGAAGTACAAGCCGCTGATGGCGCCGAGCGATCAGCCGGCGATTTGGCTTCGTCAGCTTACCCCTGAAGTAGACCATCGAAGTTAGATTTGAGCGGTGCCCATGGAGGAGACATGCGCCGTTCCAAGTTCACCGAATCGCAGATCGTCGGAGCGTTGAAGGAAGTCGAGGGTGGGGTGCCGATTGCGGAGGTCATCCGGAAACACGGGATCAGCCGGGCGACCTTCTTCACCTGGAAGTCGAAGTACGGCGGCGCGACGGTCGCGGAACTCCGCCGCTTGAAGGAGCTGGAAGCGGAGAACGCCAAGCTGAAGCGGATGTACGCCGAGTTGGCGCTCGAGAACACCGCCATCAAAGACGTCCTCTCGCGCAAGCTGTAACGCCGCCCGCGAAGCGGCAGGTGATCGCGATCCTGGTGGCCGACCACGGGCTGTCCGTGCGCCGCGCGTGCCAGGTCGCGTCCCTCTCGCGGGCGGCATACTACCGACCGCCGCTGGATCGACTCGACCGCGATGCGCCCGTGATCGCGGCGCTGACCGCGCTCGTCGCCGAGATGCCCCAGTGGGGCTTCTGGCTCTGCTACGATGCGCTGCGCCTCGCGGGCCATCCGTGGAACTGGAAGCGCGTGTATCGCGTCTACTGCGCGCTCCGACTGAACTTGCCTCGCCGGACGAAGCGGCGGGTGCCGGCCCGCGTGCAGCAGCCGCTCGATGCGCCGGCGGTGCTCAACGGGATGTGGGCGCTCGATTTCATGTCGGACATGCTGTACAACGGCACACGCTTTCGCACGCTGAACGTGATGGACGAGGGGAACCGCGAGGCACTGGCGGTGGAGATCGCGCTGTCGATGCCGGCGGTGCGCGTCACCGCAGTGCTCGATCAGCTCGTCGCGATCCACGGCGCACCGACGGCCATGCGCTGCGACAACGGCCCCGAACTGATTTCTGCGGAACTCGCGCAGTGGTGTACGCGGCACGCCGTCCGGCTCCGGCACATCCAGCCGGGCAAACCCAACCAGAACGCGTACATCGAACGCTTCAACGGGAGCTATCGGAAGGAAGTCCTGGACGCGTATCTTTTCGGCTCGCTCGACGATGTCCGCGTCGAGACGGAGCGATGGCTCACGATCTACAATACGCGGCGCCCGCATCTCAGCCTCGGCCGGGTCCCGCCGCTCACCTTTCTGCCGAGGTCAACCCGGGCCGCCGAGTCTAGCTACGAACGGTCTCATGCACGGGTAAGCTGACGGCTGAACGCGGAGAAGATGGCGAAGTATCGGGAGGAGATGCGGAAGTTCTATTACGACCCCAAGAAGTACGGGTCGTATTTGGAGCAGCTGGGGATTCAGTATCCGAGCGTGAAGGTGCCATAGGCGCTATAGTGGCGCATAACTGGCTTTATTATGGCCTATAATCAGCGCCTGTTTCGTCAAATAGCGCCTTCCTGAACAGCGCTGGCAGGTCGATTGTCAGCGGCTCCTTGTCTTGGGAAGGTCGCCACGCAATCGACCCCGAACAGATTTCGGGCCGCTCGTCGCTGGGGAGCCACCGCTCCACCAACCGTGCCTCGGCATCGACGATCCAGAACTCACCGACTGGAGCGGACTGGTAGTAGTGCCGCTTGAGTCCGCGATCATTGCGGGCGGTGCCCGGCGAGAGGATCTCAATGACGAGCAGCGGTGATCTCACGCCTTCCCATCCACAACCCGTCTGGTTGGCAGGCACGACGAAGATATCTGGCTGAACGAGCGCGCCTGTCGTCAGGCGCAAATCGGCCGGCGAGGTGTACACATTGCCAAGACCGGCAGCGTCCACGTACGGGATCAACGCGGCCAAGAGGCGCGTGACCACCGACTGATGCGGTTCGCTCGGCGACGGCGTCAGGACATGCACCCCGTCGATGCACTCGTGCCGCTGCCCGTCCCAAGGCAATGCGAGCAGTTCTTCTGGCGTCCAATGATGCTCGGCAAGTAGCGGCATACCCATACGATACGCTCGGCTGGTAGAAAAAAGAAAGTGGCCACGCGCCAATCTGCGGTGCCCATTTTTCCTTGCCGCAACCATCCGATTTCCACCCCCGTCCGATTCCCGCGCTCCGCCCTTGCCGGGACCCCACTCCCTTAGGCACTATCCCAATACACGACTATATAAGAGGCTCAAGCTTGGCCCCGACCAACGTCAACGATCCCCACCACTACCACAAAGTGGTGGACTGCCAGTACGCGTGCCCGGCACATACCAACGTGCCAGGTTACCTCCGCCTCATCGCGCAGGGTCGGTACACCGACTCGTACCTGATGAACCGCGCGTCGAACGTGTTCCCGGGTATTCTCGGACGCACATGCGATCGCCCCTGCGAGCCGGCCTGCCGCCGCGGCCGCGTGGACGGCAAGCCGGTCGCCATCTGCCGCCTCAAGCGCGTGGCCGCCGATCTGCGGGACGACATCACCGATCAGCTCCCGACCGCGCCGGCCGTGAAGAACGGCAAGCGCGTGGCGCTTGTTGGCGCGGGGCCGAGCGCGCTCACCGTGGCCAACGACCTGCTGCCGCTTGGCTACGACGTCACTATCTACGAGAAGAACGCGCAGCCCGGCGGGCTGATGCGCGTGAACATTCCGAGTTTCCGTTTGCCGGCGAAAGTGCTCGACGACGAGTGCGGATACATCATCAACATGGGTGCCACCATGAAGTACGGCACCGAAGTCTCGTCGATGAAAGCGCTGCTCGCCGAGGGCTACGACGCCGTGTACGTCGGCAGCGGCGCGCCCAAGGGAAAGGAACTCGACATCGAAGGCCGCTGGGACGAGAGCGCCAAGCCGAACATCCATATCGGCATCGAGTGGCTGGCCAACGTGCACTTCGAACACGTGGAGAAGATTGGCAAGCGCGTGGTCATCATTGGCGTGGGCAACACCGCCATGGATTGCTGCCGCACCGCCAAGCGCGTCGGGGCCACCGATGTGAAGGTCATCGCGCGCCGCTCGCGCAAATATTTCAAAGCCTCGCCGTGGGAACTCGAGGACGCCGAGGAGGAACAGGTGGCGATTCTCGAGAACCATGCGCCCAAGCGGTTCGTCATCGAAAACGGCAAGCTCGTGGGCATGGAGTTCGAGCAGCTCGAGTGGTCCGAGGCTGCCGGCAAGCAGGTGAGCAAAGTCACCGGAACCGTGATCATTCCCTGCGACGATGTGATTCTCGCCATCGGTCAGGACAACGCCTTCCCGTGGATTGAGCGCGACCTCGGCCTCGAGTTCGACAAGTGGGAGATGCCGGTCGTCGACAAGGTTACGCACCAGAGCACGCGGTCTGACGTGTTCTTTGGCGGCGATGCCGCATGGGGACCGCAGAACATCATTTGGGCGGTGGAGCACGGGCACCAAGCGGCCATCTCCATTCACAATCATTGCGCTGCCGCGCCGGTCACCGAACGGCTCGAGTACGGCATGAACCTCGTGAGCGCCAAGCTCGGTATGCAGAGCTGGAGCTACCATAACGATTTCAATCCGAGTCCGCGGCAGAAGATGACGCACGAGGAGCTGGTGAAGCGCTTCTCGAGCGTGAACGTCGAAGTCGAACTCGGCTACACGCCGGAGCAAACGGCCCTCGAAGTGCAGCGCTGCCTCAACTGCGACGTCGAAACGCACTTTACCGACAAACTGTGCATTGAGTGCGATGCCTGCGTGGACGTCTGTCCGGTCAGCTGCCTGACGATTGCGGTTGTGGGCGACGAAGCCGACTTGCGCACGCGGCTCAGCGCGCCGGCGGCAAACATGACGCAGGACATCTTTGTGAGCGGTGCGTTGCCGCAAACCAAGCGCGTGATGGTGAAGGACGAAGACATCTGTCTGCACTGCGGGCTGTGCGCCGAACGCTGCCCGACGGCGGCGTGGGACATGCGCAAGTTCGAGCTGCTCGTGCCGTATGCGGGCGCAACTTTGGAATCGATCATTCCGGCGCATATTGCGGCGGCGGGAGCGGCACGATGA encodes:
- a CDS encoding amidohydrolase translates to MRITRRLALACSLLPALLGAQGAADPRLARLKAEIPKAIDAKAKMIQQMVDQVFSFGELGMQEFESSKYLSGILEQNGFTVEHGVAGMPTAWVAKWGSGKPVISLGSDIDGIPQSTQKPGEAFRDGIVPGAPGHGEGHNSGVPLNIAAALVVKDIMTREKLQGTIVLWPGVAEEQLASKAYLVRAGVFKDVDATLFAHVSSEFGISYGDEPALTLISALFKFKGASAHAAAAPWRGKSALDAVMLMGQSWEYKREHMETAQRSHYIISDGGDQPNVVPSTASIWFFFRERDFDRVTAMYDDAKKMAQAAATMTGTQVDTIQVIGSAWRPHFNKSLAEAMHANAATVGMPAWDAKDQAMARGVQRLLGVAAEGLSTTVPPLRSPQAAAAASTGTGSDDIGDISWTVPTITLYYPANIPGTPGHNWSDGIAMATPIAHKGVVAGAKVQAMTLLDLMMQPKVVADAWDYFTNVQTKTVKYKPLMAPSDQPAIWLRQLTPEVDHRS
- a CDS encoding IS3 family transposase (programmed frameshift) — protein: MRRSKFTESQIVGALKEVEGGVPIAEVIRKHGISRATFFTWKSKYGGATVAELRRLKELEAENAKLKRMYAELALENTAIKDVLSRKPVTPPAKRQVIAILVADHGLSVRRACQVASLSRAAYYRPPLDRLDRDAPVIAALTALVAEMPQWGFWLCYDALRLAGHPWNWKRVYRVYCALRLNLPRRTKRRVPARVQQPLDAPAVLNGMWALDFMSDMLYNGTRFRTLNVMDEGNREALAVEIALSMPAVRVTAVLDQLVAIHGAPTAMRCDNGPELISAELAQWCTRHAVRLRHIQPGKPNQNAYIERFNGSYRKEVLDAYLFGSLDDVRVETERWLTIYNTRRPHLSLGRVPPLTFLPRSTRAAESSYERSHARVS
- a CDS encoding Uma2 family endonuclease, producing MPLLAEHHWTPEELLALPWDGQRHECIDGVHVLTPSPSEPHQSVVTRLLAALIPYVDAAGLGNVYTSPADLRLTTGALVQPDIFVVPANQTGCGWEGVRSPLLVIEILSPGTARNDRGLKRHYYQSAPVGEFWIVDAEARLVERWLPSDERPEICSGSIAWRPSQDKEPLTIDLPALFRKALFDETGADYRP
- a CDS encoding FAD-dependent oxidoreductase, yielding MAPTNVNDPHHYHKVVDCQYACPAHTNVPGYLRLIAQGRYTDSYLMNRASNVFPGILGRTCDRPCEPACRRGRVDGKPVAICRLKRVAADLRDDITDQLPTAPAVKNGKRVALVGAGPSALTVANDLLPLGYDVTIYEKNAQPGGLMRVNIPSFRLPAKVLDDECGYIINMGATMKYGTEVSSMKALLAEGYDAVYVGSGAPKGKELDIEGRWDESAKPNIHIGIEWLANVHFEHVEKIGKRVVIIGVGNTAMDCCRTAKRVGATDVKVIARRSRKYFKASPWELEDAEEEQVAILENHAPKRFVIENGKLVGMEFEQLEWSEAAGKQVSKVTGTVIIPCDDVILAIGQDNAFPWIERDLGLEFDKWEMPVVDKVTHQSTRSDVFFGGDAAWGPQNIIWAVEHGHQAAISIHNHCAAAPVTERLEYGMNLVSAKLGMQSWSYHNDFNPSPRQKMTHEELVKRFSSVNVEVELGYTPEQTALEVQRCLNCDVETHFTDKLCIECDACVDVCPVSCLTIAVVGDEADLRTRLSAPAANMTQDIFVSGALPQTKRVMVKDEDICLHCGLCAERCPTAAWDMRKFELLVPYAGATLESIIPAHIAAAGAAR